A single genomic interval of Amblyomma americanum isolate KBUSLIRL-KWMA chromosome 11, ASM5285725v1, whole genome shotgun sequence harbors:
- the LOC144109948 gene encoding uncharacterized protein LOC144109948, with product MPEEEEDDDKKAKGGKKDDKKADKGGGKDKGGGKDKGGKDKGGKGKGGKDKDGSKNGSGKGSKAGSTEGSAAGKDKGGKDKDKGDKLEAIKSPKEEAAKEKKPEGEAKPDKGGEQKADKGGEKKPEEAKKEAGGGAKPGEPGPGAKKSASATGVDSKEKVKKHDASEKTEKSSDKSSVKSATSVEITSKTESTEKSSASATSEAENVLQKASKKSSIKTLKGGAESTSRTVVRTVTARGPVYAEHYYDEDTDDDGNQNYIEIQMFGRRHSADQVNQASRGWAPGTSAGTWNQSQYWHQNQSWNQDYYDFASQQPPAFESPVTRTTAVITGYGSDGAGSCRDQYGNYGGDLTVSVWQPPPRQQQQVDFSRDQIVVQTSPHLASSRELKAAHLEAGRSAVIAQKLKEMHQGLVQPLPEDVVTSTERVIYEVTRGRSSNPAMESMGGPASRVSSGGLVRSSHAAGQFHNPPSPVGQAVVRHEMRQSSATRLQTLGSAGQVRTTSNQGMICSVAPPKQGSAHSFHTVISQAGPPGPMTGLPPPAAMQPQQMDIINQQANIINQQSNIINQQSSIIDQQLNMMSALKSRSARCQQQQQEGIQQGYQVMQQEFAVPALPNAQMDGAYNNEMFLSAEVIETNRMPRNHWNRRQ from the exons ATGCCGGAGGAAGAGGAGGATGACGACAAGAAGGCGAAGGGAGGCAAGAAGGATGACAAAAAGGCTGACAAGGGTGGTGGCAAAGACAAAGGAGGCGGCAAAGACAAGGGAGGCAAGGACAAAGGAGGGAAGGGCAAAGGCGGCAAAGACAAAGATGGCAGTAAGAACGGGAGCGGCAAAGGGAGCAAGGCCGGTAGCACCGAAGGCAGCGCCGCCGGTAAGGATAAAGGAGGCAAAGACAAGGATAAAGGGGACAAACTCGAGGCGATTAAGAGCCCTAAGGAGGAAGCAGCGAAGGAGAAGAAACCGGAAGGCGAGGCCAAGCCGGATAAAGGCGGTGAGCAAAAGGCGGATAAAGGCGGCGAAAAGAAGCCAGAGGAAGCCAAGAAAGAAGCCGGTGGTGGGGCGAAACCAGGAGAGCCCGGGCCTGGCGCCAAGAAGAGCGCGAGCGCGACTGGTGTGGATTCAAAGGAGAAAGTGAAGAAGCACGATGCCTCTGAGAAGACTGAGAAGTCGAGCGATAAATCTTCGGTCAAGAGTGCCACGTCGGTGGAGATAACGTCCAAAACCGAATCGACCGAGAAGTCCAGCGCCTCTGCCACGAGTGAGGCAGAGAACGTTTTACAGAAGGCTAGCAAGAAGTCGTCGATAAAGACCCTCAAGGGAGGCGCCGAGTCGACGTCGAGGACCGTGGTTCGGACTGTGACGGCTCGCGGTCCAGTCTACGCCGAACACTACTACGACGAAGACACGGACGATGACGGCAACCAAAACTACATCGAAATCCAAATGTTCGGTCGCCGGCACTCAGCCGACCAGGTCAACCAAGCGTCGCGTGGGTGGGCGCCCGGAACCAGCGCTGGCACCTGGAACCAAAGCCAGTACTGGCACCAAAACCAGAGCTGGAACCAGGACTACTACGACTTTGCTTCGCAACAACCGCCGGCGTTCGAGTCTCCCGTCACGAGGACCACGGCTGTCATCACGGGATACGGCTCCGACGGGGCAGGAAGCTGCAGAGACCAGTACGGAAACTACGGCGGCGACCTCACCGTTTCTGTTTGGCAACCGCCGCctcgacagcagcagcaggtcgaCTTCTCTCGCGACCAAATCGTTGTCCAGACGTCGCCTCATCTCGCCTCGTCCAGGGAGCTGAAAGCTGCTCATCTGGAAGCCGGTAGGAGCGCCGTCATCGCGCAGAAACTCAAGGAGATGCACCAGGGGCTGGTGCAGCCCCTTCCAGAGGACGTCGTGACCTCGACGGAGCGCGTCATTTATGAAGTCACACGCGGCCGGTCGAGCAACCCGGCCATGGAGTCAATGGGTGGACCTGCCAGCCGAGTGTCCAGTGGCGGCCTGGTTCGCAGCAGCCATGCAGCGGGCCAGTTCCACAACCCTCCTTCTCCGGTCGGCCAGGCTGTTGTTCGA CACGAGATGCGTCAGTCGAGCGCCACACGCCTCCAGACCTTGGGCTCGGCCGGACAGGTTCGGACGACCAGCAACCAAGGGATGATCTGCAGCGTGGCCCCTCCTAAGCAAGGGAGCGCGCATAGTTTCCACACTGTCATCAGCCAGGCCGGGCCTCCTGGACCCATGACCGGTCTTCCACCGCCAGCCGCCATGCAGCCACAGCAGATGGACATCATCAACCAACAGGCCAACATCATCAACCAGCAGTCGAACATCATCAACCAGCAGTCTAGCATCATCGACCAGCAGCTGAACATGATGAGCGCTCTCAAGAGCCGGTCGGCCCGctgccagcagcagcaacaggagGGCATCCAGCAGGGATACCAGGTCATGCAGCAGGAGTTCGCCGTGCCCGCTCTACCGAACGCCCAGATGGACGGCGCGTACAACAACGAGATGTTCCTAAGTGCGGAGGTCATTGAGACGAACCGCA TGCCCAGGAACCATTGGAACCGTCGCCAGTGA